A stretch of the Bacillus sp. B-jedd genome encodes the following:
- the grpE gene encoding nucleotide exchange factor GrpE produces the protein MTEENKKTDFAQTEEVEQNEPVLADEETASEKSEAAEETDNTAAMAAEFQKKLNEVENRYFRLQADFDNYRRRVKLDTEAAEKYRAQNLISDILPTLDNFERALSVEVDGEQAASLKQGMEMVYRGLLGALKKEGLQPIEAVGKPFDPNYHQAVMQVDDSAYESNTVVEEFQKGYLLKDRVIRHSMVKVNQ, from the coding sequence TTGACAGAAGAAAACAAGAAGACTGATTTTGCCCAGACGGAAGAAGTGGAACAGAACGAGCCGGTGCTTGCTGATGAAGAAACTGCCTCCGAAAAATCAGAGGCAGCTGAAGAAACTGACAACACGGCTGCGATGGCTGCTGAATTTCAGAAAAAACTTAATGAAGTTGAAAACCGCTATTTCAGGCTACAGGCTGATTTTGACAATTATAGGCGCCGGGTTAAGCTTGACACCGAAGCAGCCGAAAAATACCGTGCCCAAAACCTTATATCCGATATTCTACCAACCCTTGATAACTTTGAAAGGGCATTGAGTGTTGAAGTGGACGGAGAACAGGCCGCTTCACTGAAACAGGGAATGGAAATGGTTTACCGGGGATTGCTTGGTGCTTTGAAGAAAGAGGGGCTTCAGCCAATCGAGGCAGTCGGCAAACCGTTTGACCCGAATTACCACCAGGCGGTCATGCAAGTGGATGACAGTGCTTATGAATCAAATACAGTGGTTGAAGAATTTCAAAAAGGGTATTTGCTAAAGGATAGGGTAATCCGCCATTCAATGGTAAAAGTCAATCAATAG